From the genome of Longispora fulva:
TCCCGGCGTACTACTACGAGGCAGCCGAACTCGCCGGCGCGACCCCGATCCAGCAGTTCCGGCACGTGACCCTGCCCATGAGCTGGGACGTCGTGTCCGTGGCCGCCGTGCTGTGGGTGATCAACTCGTTGAAGATCTTCGAGTTCGTCTACGCGTTCGTCGGCACCGGCGACTCCCCGCCCGTGCAGGCCCGCACCATCCCGATCTACCAGTTCATCATGACCACCGGCGGTCGCAGCCCGGCCTACGAACTCGGGTACGGCTGTGCCATGGGAGTGGTCATGGTCGTGCTGGTCTCAGTCCTCGTCGTGCTGTTGCGCCGCGTCATGCGCCGCGACGCGATCCAGTTCTAGAAGGAGAGCGCAATGTTACTCGCCCAGCCGCCGCCCACCCGAACCGTCCTGGCCCCGCGCACCCGCGCCAGCCAGAAGCGGCGGGGGCGGGCGGGGCCGGCGAAGGTCGCGGGCCGGGCGCTCGTCGCGGTGTGGGTGGCGTTCAACGTCACCCTGCTGGGCTGGCTGGTGTTGACCTCGTTCAAGAGCAGCCGGGAGATCTTCCAGGAGCCGCTGTCGCTGCCCACCGCCCCGCGCACGGACAACTACGTGTCCGCGTGGAGCGTGTCGGAACTCGGCGTCGGGTTCCTCAACTCCGCCGTCATCGTGGGGCTGTCCGCCGCGCTGGTGGTGGCGCTGGCCGCGCCGTGCGCGTACATGCTCACCCGGGGGCAGACCCGCTCTGCGGGGCCGGTCACCACGTTCTTCGCCGTCGGCATGGGCGTACCCCTGCAGGCCGTGATCATTCCGATCTTCGTGCTCACGCAGTCCGTCTCCAGCTTCGCCTACGCGACGTTCGGCTGGTGGGACGACCGGGTCAGCCTCCTGGTCGTCTACGTCGCGATGTCGTTGCCGTTCACGGTCTTCCTGCTCACCGGGTTCTTCCGGTCCCTGCCGGCCGACCTGGAGGAGGCCGCGGCCATGGACGGCGCCAGCGGGCCGCGCACCTTCCTGCGCGTCATGCTGCCCCTGGCCCAGCCCGGCCTGGTCACCGCGTTCATCCTCAACGTCGTCAGCCTGTGGAACGAGACCCTCGTGGCACTGATCCTGATCACGGACAACGAGCAGTACACGCTGCCGCAGGCACTGCTCGGGCTGTACCAGACCATGCAGTACACGTCGAACTGGGGCGGGTTGTTCGCCGGGGTCGTCATCGTCGTGCTCCCGATCCTCGGGGTGTACGTCTGGCTCGGTCGCCGCATCGTCGAAGGCCTCACCGTGGGGGCCGGCAAATGACCCACGTGCGCCTCGACACCGTCCGGCTGCCCGTCGCCCCGCTCGGCGACGCCAACCCGCTGCCGCCGTTGGGTTCCCCCCGACCGGTCACCTCCCTACTGGACGCCTCGGCGGCCGACCCGGAACTGGCCGCCAACCTCGCCTACGGACACCCCGCCACCCTGCTGCCGTACACCACCCAGGACGGGTACACCCGCGACCTCGCCGACACCGACGTGCCGGTGGCCGTCGTCGACAACGGCATCGTCCGCGCCGAGTTCCTCCTCGGCTACGGCGGCCGGATGCGCTCACTCGTGCACCTGCCCACCGGCCAGGAACTCCTGCACCGCAACCCCGTCCTGCAACCGGCGAACCTGGCCCTGCGCAACGCCTGGTTCGCCGGCGGCGTCGAGTGGAACCTCGGCACCACCGGCCACAGCCCACTGACCTGCGCACCCCTGCACGCCGCCCGGGTCACCCGCCCCGACGGCGTGCAGGTCCTGCGGATGTGGGAGTTCGAACGGCTCCGCGAACTGGTCTACCAGATCGACGCGTACGCGCCCCCGCTGTCGGAGGTGCTGTACGTGCACGTGCGAATCATCAACCCCAACCCGCACGAGGTACCGGTCTACTGGTGGTCCAACATCGCCGTACCCGAGACCCCCGGCACCCGGGTCGTCGCGCCGGCCGACTCCGCCTACCACCTGTCCTACGACGGCAGGCTGCGCCGCGTGCCCGTCCCCGTCCGCAACGGCTCCGACGCCAGCTACCCGGCGGCGGCCCCCAACCCGGCCGACTACTTCTACGACATCGTCCCGCGCCGCCGACGGTGGATCGCCGCCGTCGACGCCGACGGCACCGGACTGTTCCACACCTCCACCGACTGGCTGCGCGGCCGCAAACTGTTCGTCTGGGGCCACAGCCCCGGCGGCCGGCGCTGGCAGGAATGGCTGTCCCCGCCGGGGCACCCGTACCTGGAGATCCAGGCCGGCCTCGCCCGCACCCAGCTCGAACACCTGCCGATGCCCGCCGGCGAACGCTGGTCCTGGCTGGAGGCCTACGGCCGGCTCGACGTCGACAAGGTCCCCGCCCACGACCCGAGCTGGATCACCACCCGCGGCGCCGTGGAACGCGCCCTGCAACGCCAGCTCCCGCGCGACGCCGTCGACCGCGAGTACGCCAACGCCTCCGCCTGGGTCGACCTCCCGCCGACCCAACGGCTGCACACGGGCTCCGGCTGGGGCGCCCTGGAACGCCACTGCCGCGCCGACACCTCCCTGCACCTGCCCGGCACCCCGTTCGACGACGACACCCTCGGCCCCGAACAGCAGCCGTGGCGCGCCCTCGTCGACACCGGCGCGCTTCCCGCACCGCCGCCTGGCACGGCCCCGACGTCGTATCAGGTCGCGCCCGGGTGGCGGGCGCTGCTGGAACGGGCACCGGAGAACTGGTTCAGCCTGCTGCACGTCGGGGTCGCGCGCTGGCACGCCGGGAACACCGACGGGGCCCGGGCCGCGTGGCGCGCGTCCGTGCACGCGGCGCGCAACCCGTGGGCGCTGCGCAACCTCGCCGTCGCGAACTTGCGCGCGGGACAGTTCGCGACGGCGGCGGATCAATTCACATCGGCCCTCCGGTTGCGGCCGGGCCTGCGCCCACTGGTCGTGGAGGCACTCGGGGCCATGCTCGCCGCTGACAGACCCGAGCAGGCCCTCGCGGTCGTGGACGGCCTCGGCCCGGCGCTGCGGGCGCACGGGCGGATACGGCACCTGGAGTGCGCCGCCGCGATCGCCGCGGACCGCATGGACCGGGCGGGTCGATTGCTGGGAACGGGCATCGTCATCGACGACCTGAAAGAGGGCGACGACGCCCTCGAACAGCTCTGGTTCGCCTACCACGAGCGCCTCGCGACCACGGTGGCCGTCGACCGGGTCCGCGCCGACAACCCGCTGCCGACCATCTACGACTTCCGGATGAGCCCGCCATGAGCGCCCGCCGTCTGGTCGTCCGTGGCGGGCTCGGGGACAGGGCGCCGCCGAGACGCTCGCCCCTGCGCTTCAGCCAGCAATTTCCACATCCCCCCGACGTGCCCGCCCGAGCCCGCACCGCGTTTTCGATGTCTGGGCGCTCACGACACCTGATAAGAAAGGTCCCATCTGTGTCCAGATACCGAAGAGGGTTCCTGGCGGCGGCCGCCGCAGTGGCCCTCATGACGGTCGCCCCGTCCGCGTCGGCGACCCCTCCGGCCGCCAACTACACGATCTCTATCAGCGCCCTGACCGGTCACAGCTTCGCCACCGACAGCCCGGCGAGCGGTTACATCGACAAGGACGGCACGTTCTACTTCCAGCAGTCCGCGGCCCTCTACGGTGCCACCGAGCCCCGGTACTGGGACTTTTACACCGGTACGAACTTCGACACGGCCAGCCGATCCAGCACGATCAGCAACGCGGTGAACCCGGGCAACGCCAATGACAAGAACAACGACACGTCGTGGCGGTGCGACAACAGCCCGACGGGGGCCACCTCGACGAACCCGCCGACCGGTTCGGGGTACGCGCACCGCAACTACTGCGACCTGATGGGTACCTGGGTCGACCCGGACACCGGCAACTGGTACGGGCTCGTGCACAACGAGTTCACCCCGGAGCCGTTCGGCAGCGCCGGATTCTCGCACTACGACGCGATCGACTACGCGGTGTCCACGAACCAGGGCAAGGTGTGGACCATCACCGGCCACGCCATCACCTCGCCCTACAGCACCACGCGGGGTGACGACGCCGCGTTCCCGAACCAGACCTGGTACTACGGCGACGGCGACCCCCGGCTGCTGGTGGACCCGGCCTCGGGCTACTTCTACGTCTTCTACAACTCGCGGGTCAACCCGAAGTACAACGCGGGCGGCAGTTCCACCTTCGGCGTGCACGTCGCGCGGGCCCCGATGTCGCAGAAGATGGCGACCGGCTCGTGGCAGAAGTGGTACAACGGCACCTGGACACAGCCCGGCGTGGGCGGCCAGGAGAGCAACATGGTGCCGGTCACCTCGCCCACCCAGACCGGCTACACCCCGGTCGCCAACAGCTACAACCCGGCCAACACCGGCACCACAGACCAGCAGATCGCCGCCGGGAAGATCCCGCCCAAGTCGGACCTGTTCTTGATGAACGTGTCCTACAACGCGTACCTGGGCCTGTACATCGCCGAGCCCGAGGTGCAGGACCAGAGCGTGCCGACGTCGCAGAAGTTCTACGTCACCGATGACCTGTCGACGCAGAAGTGGTACCTGATGGGCGACTCGGGCAACGCCGCGAAGTCCGGTTCCTGGTACCGGTGGATGGTCGACAGCGTCAACAAGACCGGCTCGACGATCGTGGGCAGGTCGTTCCGTTCGTACTGCTCGATCAACTGCTCGGGCGGCTCCGGAGGCAACTACTACACCGCCACCATCGACTCCTCCCAGCCGGCCGCCGCGCCGGTGGACACGTCGAAGACGTACACCATCAGCAGTGGTTCCGGCCGGGTGCTGGCCCAGGTCTCCGGCAGTTCGGCGACGACGTCGGTGGGGGCCGCGACCGGGTCGGGTCTGGAGGCGTGGTCGTTCGCGTCGCTGGGTGACGGCGCGTTCCGGATCACCAACGCCGCGACCGGCCAGGCCCTCGGCGTGGACGCCGCCACGACGGCCACGCGGGCGTGGGGGACCAAGCCCACGGTCACCGCGTCGACGGGCAGTGTCGGGCAGCAGTGGTTCATCGTCCGCAACGAGACCGGGGCCTTCCGGATCGTCAACCGGTACAGCCAGCTCGTGCTGGGCATGTCCTCGGACTCGACCCGGCTCACGGAGACCACTCCGCACCGGGCGTGGACGAACACCACCGGCAACGCGGTCGGCGGCAACCGCACCGCCGCCGAGCAGACCCTGACCCTCACCCAGACCAGCACCCCTGGAAACCTCAACGGAACCCACACCCTGCGCCTGGCGTCCGGGAACCTGCTCGACGTCTGGGGTGGATCCGTCAACCAGGGCCAAGGGCTCATCACCTGGTACGCCAACGGGGGCACCAACCAGAACTGGGTCCTCACCCAGCAGTCTGACGGCGCCTACACCCTGGTCAACGGCCGCTCCAACTTCTGCGCCGGGGTCTCCGCCAGTTCCACAGCCCCGGGCGCCAGCGTCATCCAGTGGTCGTGCACCGGGGTCACCGACCAACGCTGGCAGGCCACCCAGCAAGCCAACGGCTCCTACACCCTCACCAACGTCAACTCCGGTCTGCTGCTGACAGCGTCGTCAACGGGTCCCGGAGCCACGATCTCCCAGCAGTCGAACACCAACTCCCCCCTCCAGCAGTGGAGCATCTCCTGACCGCCGCTTGAGGCAGGGAGGGATAGTCGGGGCCCCGCATCGGCGCAAGCGATGCGGGGCCCCATCACGTCTTCCGGACCACCCTCGGTCGGGCGAGCGCCCGCGCCCGCCCGGCCGAGCGCGGCCGGTTGTGCGCCTACCGGGTCCGGTAGGCGTTGTGGATCGTCTCGGTGACCTTCGCGCCGTCCGCCCCCGTGGCGGTGGTCCGCAGCGACACCCCGCCGCCGGATGCCGGATGCCTGACCTGGCCGTGCCAACCGCCCTGCTCCCGGATCAGGTGCACCGGCACCCACGTGACCCCGTCGTCGAACGAAGCCTCCACGGTCAGCGCCTTGGCCACAGAACCATCCGCGCTGGACACCGTGACCGGTAGCCGGAGCAGCCCGCCGGCCGGGGCGTACCCCTCGGCGTCGAGCTCTGGCGAGAACTGCACGGCCAGCGCCGGCAGCCGGGTACGGGTCGACGTGTGGCCGGAACGGAACGCCCACTCGGTGGTGATCCGGTCGCTGAGCACCGCCGTGGCGTCGGCCCACTCGGTGACGACCCGGTAGTCGGCGGCCTCCGGCGGCACCGTGGTGTACATCCCGGTCGGGCTGGCGCTCTCGGCGAGCTTGGCGCCGTCGCGGTACAGCGTGGTCCTCGTCGTGGCGGTGCTCGTGTCGCGCATCCCGTACCAGCCGGCCCGGCCCGGGCCGCGCGGCATGACGTACGTGGCCAGCTCGTCGCCGTCGCGCGACATCAACCGGGGCACGACTGACGGCCCGAACACCGGCTTGTTGAGCTCGTCGAGGTAATGCTTACCGGGCCGGTAGTTCGTCATGATGTCCGTCGCCTGGTACTCGAACCCGGTGTCGGCGGACTTGGTCGCTATGGTGTTCCAGCCGAGGGTGTCGCCGCCCAGGTAGTACTCGACCCGCTCCGAGCCGACCCGGGCCGGAACGGGGAAGCCGGCCGCCGAGTCGAAACCGAGCGACTGCGCGAACGGGAACGCCACGTGCTCGGCGACCGGGAACCTCGGGTCGACCGGCCCGAGCACCCTGGTCCGCACCGTGGCCAGGTCGGCGGGCTTGAGCGTCTTGCGCAGGGAGCTCGGCAGGTCGTCGCTGGCCCACGCGAGGTTGTACGCGTAGGGGCTGTCCACCAGCTCGCCGCCGCCCCGGGCCATGGTCGTGGACACGATCGAGGCGAACCGGCCGGCCGGTGGCTTCGGGCCGAGCCGGACGAGCCGGAGTTTGTCGAGCCGGTCCGAGCCGAGCCACGTCGTGCTGGACCACTTCGCGTTGCCCTCCCGGATGCCCACACCCGCGTTGAGCGAAACGGCCCCGGGCTCAGGCACGCTCACCTCGTATTTGCCAGCCTGACGGCCGTCCATCTCTACGGTCATCGGGCCGGTCACGTCCAGCACCGGCCGGGTGACCGCCGCCATTCCGTCGGGGCTGTCGATGACGGTCATCACCGAGTACCGGCCGGGGGGCACCCGGACGGTGCCCTGCGCCTCGTAGACGTAGGCCGAGTCGGTCCCGTCCGCGTCCGGCCTCAGGCTGGTCATCTGCCGGGCGACCTGCCAGCCGTCGGGGGCCGTGGCGTGGATCGTCACCGCGACGAGTTGCCGCTCGCGGTGCACCGTGAACGCGTTGACCAGCGAGACGTCGCCGCCTGTCGCGATCAACCGACCGGTGTAGCGGCCGTCGGGTCCGTTGACCCTGGTGTCGGCGGTGACGGTGACCGTGGCGGTGCCGCCAGCTGGGACCGTCACGGACGGGTCCGCGGTGAACATTCCTGCCGGGGCCGCCTGGCCGGTCGGCGTCGCGCCGTCGACGCGGAGCGCCAGGGTGACCGGGGCTGACCCCTGGTTGCGGTAGGTCACCTGGCGGGTGACCGGCGTGTCGTCACCGTGCGGGTACTCGGTCGTGCCGAAGTCCAGGGTGCCCGACTCGGCGACCACGGACTGCCGGGTGGCCCGGGCCACGTCGACCCGGCCGGCGCCCTGGCCGAACACGTCCCCGCCGGGTTTGGCGCTGCCGGTCAACGCGTTCTTCAACTGGGCTGCCGTCCACTGTGGGTGCTGGCCGGCCAGCAGCGCCGCCGCTCCCGCGACGTGCGGCGTGGCCATCGACGTACCACTCAAGCTGGTGTATCTGTCATTCACCGGGGTGCCGATCACGCCGTGCGCCGCCCGGGCGGCCACGATGTTCACCCCCGGCGCCGAGATCTCCGGCTTGACCGTGCCGGTCGCACTCGGGCCACGGCTGGAGAACGGCGCACGCTGGTCGGCGCTGTCCACGGCGGCCACGGACAACGCCGCCTCGGCCGTGCCCGGTGAGCCGACGCTGCCGTCGAAGCCGTCGTTGCCGGCCGCGACCACGAACAGCGCGCCGGTCTGCGCGGTCAGCGTGTTCACCGCCTCCTCGAGCGGGTCGATTTCCGGGCCGTCCCAGGAGCCGAGGCTCAGGTTCACCACCCTGGCGTGCTGTTCCAGGGTCGCCCAGCGCATGCCGGCGAGGATCGCCGACTCGGGGCAGCCGTAGACCACGCACACCTTGCCGATCGCCAGCTTCGCGTCCGGAGCCACGCCCTTGTAGAGCGGGCCCACCCCGGCGATCGTCGACGCGACGTGCGTGCCGTGCCCGACCAGGTCGTCGGTGTCGGGATCGTCGGTGAAGTTGCCCGTCGCCGAGATCTTCCCGGCGAAGTCGGGGTGACTGGCGTCGATGCCGGTGTCCAGCACCGCGACGGTCACGCCGGCCCCCGTGTAGCCGGCAGCCCACGCCTCCGGCGCTCCGATCTGCGGAACGCTCTTGTCCAGCAACGGCTTGCGGATCCCGTCCAGCCAGAGCTTGCCGGGCGCGGCCATCCTGTTCTTCCCGAGCCCTGCCCAGAATCCGGCCGCGTCCTTCTTGGCCAGCTTCCTCGGCGTCACCCCCGATGCCACGAGCCCGGCCCCGCCCTGGCTGAGCAGCGGCAGATCGGCCCGGCGGGCGTCGTCGTAGCCGAAGTCGATCAGGGACGTGACGTCGAACAGCCGGGGGTCCAGCTTGCCGTCGCGCAACCCGTCGAGCGCGTCGACAGGGGTGACCCGCAGGTGCCCGTCAGCCTTTGTGATCATGTAGCCGACGTGGGTTCTACCAGAGCCCATCGCGACCGTGACCCGCTCGCCCGCGACGGTCACCCGGTCCCCGGTGACCAGGGTGACGGACCGGATCTGGCCGGCGGGGACGTCGGCCGGGGCGGGTGGGGGAGCGGCGGTCGCTACGCCGGGTGACGCGGAGAGGAGGAGCGTGGTGAGGGCGAGGCCTATCGGCCATCGTGGACGCATCCGCTGTCCCTTCAGAAGCTGAAAATGATCTCTCCTGTAGGACGGGCAGGACGCTTCACAGGTTGCTTCAGGCCCATCTGCGATCTTGGTACTCAGCTCACGTCACGGCGCGCAGCTGTGAACGGGGACGGGAGCCGGGACGTGTCCGGGCACCTCCATCGTGCGTGCCCGGGGATGATCCCGCGGCCGGACGGGACGGAAGTCGCGTGACCGGATCGGTCCGCACCCGGGCGTGATGGTGTCTTACCACGGCATCGCCGAGGGGCCATGATCGAACTATGAAACAAGCGCTCATCGTGGTAGACGTCCAAGAGTCGTTCCGGCAGCAGCCGCTCTGGCCGGCGATCTCCCGACCCGACATTGTCGCCCAGGTGGACCGACTGGTGGCGGCCTTCCGCTCCCGGGGTGATCTCGTGGTCTGGGTTCTGCATGCCGACCCCGGTACGGGAACGGAGTTCGACCCGGCCCTCGGGCACGTCCGGCTGATGGACGGGCTGGTTCCCCACCCGGGCGAGCCCGTCCTCACCAAGTCCGCTCACAACGCGTTCACCACGACAAACTTGCAATACCTCCTCACGACCGCCAGGATCAGCGACGTGGCCATCTGCGGCATCCGGACCGAACAGTGCTGTGAGACCACGACCCGGCTGGCGTCTGACCTCGGCTACGAGGTGACCTTCGTGATCGACGCGACGGCGACGTCCCCGATCGAGCACCGCGACGCGCCGGCCGACCGCACGCTCGAGGAGATCCTCGCCGACCCGCGGACGCTACAGACAGCGGACATCATCACCCGCACCGAGTACGCGCTCGCTGGCCGCTTCGCCACCATCCGCACCGTCGCCGAGGTCGTAGGCTCGGCGGCCGTCACCATCGGAGGCTGACCGGATCGTGTCCACCGTCGTCTTCCTGCTCGTCCCACAGCTGCACCTGTTGGATCTGGCCGGACCCGCCCAGGTGTTCTCCACCGCCGCGGACCTCGGGTACGACTACACGCTGCGGTACGTGGCCGAGCAGGAGGACGTCCCCACCTCGCAGGGAATTCCCCTCCGGGCGGGCATCGACTGGCCCGATCTGGAGCCCGGGGACCTCATCGTCGTCCCGGGCTGGCGCGGGCCGACGCTGGGGCGCCATGGCCAGCTCCGACCGGAAACGTCCCGCCGGCTGGCCGGGCACCACGCCGCCGGCGGGACGGTGGCGAGCGTGTGCGCCGGGGCCGACGCGCTCGGCCGTGCCGGGTTGCTCGACGGGCGGCGATGCACCACTCACCACGACCTCCAGGACGACCTGGCGCGGCGCTACCCGGCCGCGACGGTGGTGCGGGACGTGCTCTACGTGGTCGACGACCGGGTCGTGACCTCGGCCGGGATCGCCAGCGGCATCGACCTGGCCCTCCATCTGGTCGCGGGTAGGCACGGTCCGGGCGCCGCCGGCCGGGTCGCCCGCTCGATGGTGGTGTACGCCCGCCGCAACGGCGAAGAACAGCAGGCCAGCGCGATGCTACGGCACCGCTCACACCTCAGCGACGTGGTCCATCGGGCACAGGACCTGATCGACTCCCGATTCGCCGACCGGCTGCCGCTCACCGACCTGGCCGCCAGCTGCGGAGTCAGCGAGCGAACGCTGACCCGGCTGTTCGGGAGAGCGACCGGATTGACCCCGCTGCGCTACCAGCAGGTCCTGCGGCTGGAACGAGCCGAGCACCTGATCGGCCACGGCGCGACGGCCGAGGCAGCCGCGCGATCAGTGGGCTTCCAGGACGCCCGCATGCTCCGAAGGCTTCGTGCTTCCCATACCGCGCCGGCACAGGACGTCCGCCCGTAGCCCGAAGAACCCTCAGCCTTCATGCCTTCACCGCCGGACGGCGGCCGGCAAGTGAGATGCGCACGTAGCGCGGAGGAGGCGAGGCATCGGGAACTGAGTCGCAACGGTGGCGACCTTCCCTCCCTGCCACAAGAACTGTATCCCACGGAATCAGGCGGAACATCGACCCGCGGAACGATCTTCCGTCCCATTTCCACACATACGCTGGCCCTCCATCCATTCTCAGGAGGCATCTCAGTGCAGTCCGATCGGGCCGAGGAACTCGCGGCCGAGCAGCAGATCGTGGACACCGTCTATGCCAGGCTCGCCCAGGTCCGCGCCGACGCGGCAGAGGTCGACCAGGAGGGCCACAACCGGGCCAGGTCCGGACCGGTCGGCGGGCTCGTCGAACGCGACGCGATGGTGCACCTGGCGGACCGCCGGATGAAGGGCCTGGACGCCGCGTACGAGGGGCTGGTCTTCGGGCGGCTGGACCTCGACGACCAGTCGGGATTCCACCTCGGCCGGCTGGGCCTGCGCGACGAGCACCTGGAACCACTCCTCGTCGACTGGCGCGCGCCGGCCGCCGCCGCGTTCTACCAGGCCACGCCCGGGGTACCCCTGGGAGTGGTGCGCCGGCGCGTGATCACCTGCGCCGGCCCCCGGGTGCTCGAGGTCGACGACGAGCTGCTGGCCGCGCAGGCCCCCGAGCACCTGCGGCTCGTCGGCGAGGGCGCCCTGATGGCCGCCCTCGAGCGGAGCAGGGGATCGGCGATGCGCGACATCGTCGCCACGATCCAGGGCGAGCAGGACGCGGCGATCCGGGCGCCCTCGGGCGGGGTCACCGAGATCACCGGCGGCCCGGGCACCGGCAAGACCCAGGTCGCGCTGCACCGGGCCGCCTACCTGCTGTACGCCGAGCGCCGGCGGTTCGCCGAGCGCGGCGTGCTGGTCGTCGGGCCGTCAGCGGTGTTCACCCGCTACATCGGTCAGGTGCTGCCCGGGCTGGGCGAGGACGACGTCCGGCTCGCGGCACTGGGCGACCTCGCGGAGCCGGTGGCCGCGACCCGCTACGACGCGCCGGCGCTCGCAGCCCTCAAGGGTGACACCCGGATCGTCGACCCCCTCGCCGAACTCGCCTGGCAGGCCCCGCCGGACACGCCGGTGCGGCTGCGCGTCAGCCACGTGGGGCGGGCGCTCACGCTCGGGGAGAGCGAACTGGCGGCGGTCCGCCGCGCCGTCCGGGCCAGGGGGGTCGCGCCGAACGCCGCCCGGGGACTGGCGGCAGTCGAACTGCTCCGGGCATTGTGGGTCCGGCTGCGCGCCGAGGAGACCGGGCCGCCGACGGAGTACCGGGAGTTCCTCGACGACGTGGCCGACCGCGGCGAGTTCCGCGACTTCGTCGAGGAGTGGTGGCCGCCGCTGAGCCCGACGTGGGTGCTGTCGTGGCTCGCCGATCCAGCCCGGGGCGAGGCCGCCGGCCTGACCGCGGCCGAGGCGGCACTGCTCGCCGGGTCGTTCGCCGACTGCGTCGTGCCGCCGGACGTCGAGGAACCCGAACCGGCGCCCTGGACGGTGTCGGACGTGCCGCTCCTGGACGAGCTGCGCGTCCTGCTCGGCGTCACCCCGGAACGCAAGGGCTCCCGCACCGAACCCCTCTGGGCACTACAGGAACTGCGGACCTGGGCCGAGCGGTCCCAGGAGGGCGGGTACGTCCTCAGCCGCGGCCTCGACAACGGCTGGGGCCTGTACGGCGCAGGGGACCCGATGCCCTTCGCCCGGCACCCCGACCTCGACGACGCGCCCGTCGTCGCCCAGCGCTGGGCCGAGGCCGTGCTGGCCAGCCTCGACCTGAAGGTGCTCGAATGGGCCGACGCCGTCGACCCGTACGGCGAGCCCGGGTTCGCCCCAGTGATCAAGGGCGCGGCCCCCGCCCGCGAGAAGGAGGCCGTCGACGGGGACGACGGCTACGCGCACGTGATCGTCGACGAGGCCCAGGACCTGTCCCCGATGCAGTGGCGGATGCTGGGCCGGCGCGGCGAGTACGCCAGCTGGACCGTCGTCGGCGATCCGGCGCAGAGCTCGTGGGCCGACCCGACGGCCGCCCGGGCCGCGATGGAGCTCGCGATGGGCCCCGGCGCCCGGCACCGGTTCGCGCTGCGGACCAACTACCGCAACTCCACCGAGATCTTCGCGCTGGCCACCCGGGTCATCGCGGGCGTCGTACCCGCCGAAGAACTGCCGGTCGCGGTGCGCGCCACCGGCCGGGAGCCGGTGCTGCGGGCCATCAGCGCCGACACGCTCGCCGAGGAGGCCGTGCGGGCCGCCGCGGAACTGCTCGCCGAGGTGACCGGGACCGTGGCGGTGATCGCGGCCGAACACCGGCTCGATCACCTGGCCGGCGCGCTGGGCGGACTGGCCGACGGCCGGCTGACCGTGCACGGCGCGCTGGAGGCCAAGGGCCTGGAGTTCGACGCGACGGTGGTCGTCGAACCGGCCGAGTTGCTGGCCGAGTCCGGATCCGGTCCCCGGACGCTGTATGTGGCCCTGACCAGGGCCACCAACCGGCTGACGGTGCTGCAGACCGGGTCCGGCTGGCTGCCGGCCGTCTGAGTCGCGGGTGGCCGGGTCGTCCCCGGCCACCGCTTCCCTTTCGTGGTGAGAGGCGGGTCACACCCGCCTCCGGTCACATTCGACCCGCCTGGCGAGTCATCCAGGTGTACCCACGAAAGAGGAGCCTGTGA
Proteins encoded in this window:
- a CDS encoding carbohydrate ABC transporter permease, giving the protein MLLAQPPPTRTVLAPRTRASQKRRGRAGPAKVAGRALVAVWVAFNVTLLGWLVLTSFKSSREIFQEPLSLPTAPRTDNYVSAWSVSELGVGFLNSAVIVGLSAALVVALAAPCAYMLTRGQTRSAGPVTTFFAVGMGVPLQAVIIPIFVLTQSVSSFAYATFGWWDDRVSLLVVYVAMSLPFTVFLLTGFFRSLPADLEEAAAMDGASGPRTFLRVMLPLAQPGLVTAFILNVVSLWNETLVALILITDNEQYTLPQALLGLYQTMQYTSNWGGLFAGVVIVVLPILGVYVWLGRRIVEGLTVGAGK
- a CDS encoding DUF5107 domain-containing protein; amino-acid sequence: MTHVRLDTVRLPVAPLGDANPLPPLGSPRPVTSLLDASAADPELAANLAYGHPATLLPYTTQDGYTRDLADTDVPVAVVDNGIVRAEFLLGYGGRMRSLVHLPTGQELLHRNPVLQPANLALRNAWFAGGVEWNLGTTGHSPLTCAPLHAARVTRPDGVQVLRMWEFERLRELVYQIDAYAPPLSEVLYVHVRIINPNPHEVPVYWWSNIAVPETPGTRVVAPADSAYHLSYDGRLRRVPVPVRNGSDASYPAAAPNPADYFYDIVPRRRRWIAAVDADGTGLFHTSTDWLRGRKLFVWGHSPGGRRWQEWLSPPGHPYLEIQAGLARTQLEHLPMPAGERWSWLEAYGRLDVDKVPAHDPSWITTRGAVERALQRQLPRDAVDREYANASAWVDLPPTQRLHTGSGWGALERHCRADTSLHLPGTPFDDDTLGPEQQPWRALVDTGALPAPPPGTAPTSYQVAPGWRALLERAPENWFSLLHVGVARWHAGNTDGARAAWRASVHAARNPWALRNLAVANLRAGQFATAADQFTSALRLRPGLRPLVVEALGAMLAADRPEQALAVVDGLGPALRAHGRIRHLECAAAIAADRMDRAGRLLGTGIVIDDLKEGDDALEQLWFAYHERLATTVAVDRVRADNPLPTIYDFRMSPP
- a CDS encoding RICIN domain-containing protein, translating into MSRYRRGFLAAAAAVALMTVAPSASATPPAANYTISISALTGHSFATDSPASGYIDKDGTFYFQQSAALYGATEPRYWDFYTGTNFDTASRSSTISNAVNPGNANDKNNDTSWRCDNSPTGATSTNPPTGSGYAHRNYCDLMGTWVDPDTGNWYGLVHNEFTPEPFGSAGFSHYDAIDYAVSTNQGKVWTITGHAITSPYSTTRGDDAAFPNQTWYYGDGDPRLLVDPASGYFYVFYNSRVNPKYNAGGSSTFGVHVARAPMSQKMATGSWQKWYNGTWTQPGVGGQESNMVPVTSPTQTGYTPVANSYNPANTGTTDQQIAAGKIPPKSDLFLMNVSYNAYLGLYIAEPEVQDQSVPTSQKFYVTDDLSTQKWYLMGDSGNAAKSGSWYRWMVDSVNKTGSTIVGRSFRSYCSINCSGGSGGNYYTATIDSSQPAAAPVDTSKTYTISSGSGRVLAQVSGSSATTSVGAATGSGLEAWSFASLGDGAFRITNAATGQALGVDAATTATRAWGTKPTVTASTGSVGQQWFIVRNETGAFRIVNRYSQLVLGMSSDSTRLTETTPHRAWTNTTGNAVGGNRTAAEQTLTLTQTSTPGNLNGTHTLRLASGNLLDVWGGSVNQGQGLITWYANGGTNQNWVLTQQSDGAYTLVNGRSNFCAGVSASSTAPGASVIQWSCTGVTDQRWQATQQANGSYTLTNVNSGLLLTASSTGPGATISQQSNTNSPLQQWSIS